TCTTCTTCCGCAGCGCGTTCGGCCTGCTGCCCCTCCTCGTCTGGCTTTTGTGGACGCGGCGCCTCGCCCGCGCGCTGGCGACTCGTCAGCCTTTCGGCCACATGATGCGGGGCCTGATCGGCGTCGGCTCCATGTGGCTGAGCTTTGCCGCCCTCGCCTTCATACCGCTCGCGGAAGCCATCGCCTTCACCTACACGACGCCGCTGGTCGTCGTCATCCTGGCCGCCATCCTGCTGGGGGAGCGGGTGCCCGCCTTTCGTTGGGGCGTGCTCGGCATCGGATTCAGCGGTATCGTGCTGATGCTGTGGCCTTCCTTCTCCCACGCCTCCCTTGGATCGGGGGAGGGGCCTTTGACGGGGGCGATCCTGGCATTGGCGGGGGCCGTGGGCGCGGGATTCGCCCTGACCCAGGTCCGCCAGCTGACCCGGAGCGAAACCGCGGAATCGATTGTTTTCTATTTTTCCATCGTATCTTCCTGCGTCGGCCTGGCGACGCTGCCGCTCGGCTGGGTGATGCCGGACGCTCGGACGGTTGCGATCCTGATCGGGCTGGGCGTCTCCGGCGGTGTGGCGCAGATCTGCATGACGCTGGCCACGCGCTACGCCCCGGCATCGATCGTGGCACCGCTCAACTACGCGACCTTGCTGTGGGCGACCCTCTTCGGTGTGGCCCTGCTTGGCGAGTGGCCGAGCGGACTGGTCGTGCTGGGCGCCGCCGTGGTGGTAGGGGCAGGCCTCGCGCTCATCTGGCGGGAACGCCGGAGCGGACGAGGCGCATGATTGCGGCGCGGCGCATGGTCCCGAAACGGGAGTGTCAGGAATTTCGTGTGGGGGCGGTCATGATGGACCCTATGGAGGTTCCCGATGGCCCGACGCAAAGCCCCCCGTATTCCTGACGAACTGCTGGACCAGTTGCTGGCCGGTGCCGATCCCAAGACGGCCTTCGACACCAATGGCCTGCTCGACGATCTGAAGAAGGCGCTGGCCGAGCGCGCCCTGAACGCCGAGATGGACCATCACCTGGCGGGCGAGGAGGCCGGCAACAGCCGCAACGGCTATGGCCGCAAGACCGTCACCACCGAGACCGGCCGGATCGAGCTGGAGATCCCGCGGGACCGTCAGGCGACGTTCGATCCCCAGCTCATCGCCAAGTACCAGCGGCGCTTCCCCGGCTTCGACGACAAGATCGTGTCCATGTATGCCCGGGGCATGAGCGCCCGGGAGATCGTCGGCATCTGCGCGAGCTCTATGGTATCGAGGTCTCGCCTGATCTCGTCAGCGTCGTCACCGACGCCGTCCTGGAGGAGATCGCCGCGTGGCAGGCCCGGCCGCTCGAGCCGGTCTATCCCCTGGTGTTTTTCGATGCCCTGCGGGTCAAGGTGCGCGACGAGGGCATCGTCCGCAACAAGGCGGTCCACATCGCGCTCGGCGTGCGCGCCGATGGCGCCAAGGAGATCCTCGGCCTGTGGCTGGAGCAGAACGAGGGCGCCAAGTTCTGGCTGCGCGTTATGAACGAGCTTCGGAACCGCGGCGTCGAGGACCTGCTGCTGGCCGTCGTCGACGGCCTGAAGGGCTTTCCCGACGCGATCCGGGCGGTGTTCCCCGAAGCGGTGGTCCAGACCTGCATCGTCCACCTGCTGCGCCACAGCCTCGACTTCGTATCGTACAAGGACCGCAAGGCTGTCGCCGCGGCGCTGAAGGACATCTATCGAGCCGTGGATGCGGCCGCCGGCGAGGCGGCGCTCACGGCCTTCGAGGACACGGCCTGGGGCCGGCGCTATCCGGCCATCGCCCAGAGCTGGCGGCGGGCCTGGAGCGAG
The nucleotide sequence above comes from Xanthobacter flavus. Encoded proteins:
- a CDS encoding DMT family transporter → MNVPAGIALQLSATFFFAVMSALARVLADEVPSGQIVFFRSAFGLLPLLVWLLWTRRLARALATRQPFGHMMRGLIGVGSMWLSFAALAFIPLAEAIAFTYTTPLVVVILAAILLGERVPAFRWGVLGIGFSGIVLMLWPSFSHASLGSGEGPLTGAILALAGAVGAGFALTQVRQLTRSETAESIVFYFSIVSSCVGLATLPLGWVMPDARTVAILIGLGVSGGVAQICMTLATRYAPASIVAPLNYATLLWATLFGVALLGEWPSGLVVLGAAVVVGAGLALIWRERRSGRGA